One part of the Rothia sp. ZJ932 genome encodes these proteins:
- a CDS encoding nitroreductase family protein — translation MPWFFSERGYDEDLPSGYGSERYVKRSQELAKITYGARKITREDHEGRTEIVRDNLCFYGAPHVAFLFMPEMEGTEREAADLGMYAQNFLLSLAAHSYHGIPQAAVSLFAGTTRKALGVEPGYKLLFGIAFGCGNEEDALFNARPGRVELAESIVLHGYPRRPLDVL, via the coding sequence GTGCCTTGGTTTTTCTCTGAACGGGGCTATGATGAGGACCTCCCCTCCGGTTATGGGTCAGAACGCTATGTCAAGCGTTCGCAAGAACTAGCAAAAATCACCTACGGGGCACGCAAGATTACCCGCGAAGATCATGAAGGTCGCACAGAAATCGTGCGAGATAACCTGTGTTTCTACGGTGCACCGCACGTAGCCTTTCTCTTCATGCCCGAAATGGAAGGCACTGAGCGAGAAGCTGCCGATTTGGGTATGTATGCGCAGAACTTTCTGCTCTCACTGGCGGCTCACAGCTACCATGGCATTCCTCAGGCTGCAGTCTCCCTCTTTGCAGGTACTACCCGCAAGGCTCTGGGTGTGGAGCCTGGCTATAAGCTCCTCTTCGGCATTGCTTTTGGTTGCGGTAATGAAGAAGATGCCCTCTTCAACGCTCGCCCCGGCCGTGTAGAGCTCGCCGAATCCATCGTGCTGCACGGATACCCCCGGCGTCCTCTAGATGTCCTGTAA